A genomic region of Rhodococcus qingshengii JCM 15477 contains the following coding sequences:
- a CDS encoding SDR family NAD(P)-dependent oxidoreductase, producing MTAESSTELHQPPRGAGKLSLDGRVAVITGAATGIGRAAAIQFARAGACVAVVDIADGEPVVEQIAAAGGPIARAYRADVSDAGQVEGAIGQISADFGRIDVLYANVGAHEWGSAVEASVDSWERMLAVNLSGTFYLTKYGIPALVESGGGSIITTSSEYGLLGARRSAGYCAAKAGIINLTRALAVDHGADNIRANCLVPGPTATEKGLELFASDDGLGAAQDRLILLERNGTADEIASAALFLASPASSFVTGAVIKVDGGATSWYSV from the coding sequence ATGACCGCTGAGTCGAGTACCGAACTACATCAGCCGCCCCGCGGGGCCGGAAAGTTATCTCTTGATGGCCGTGTTGCCGTCATCACCGGCGCTGCGACGGGTATCGGGCGCGCTGCGGCTATACAGTTCGCGCGAGCCGGGGCCTGCGTTGCGGTGGTCGATATCGCAGATGGAGAACCCGTTGTCGAGCAGATTGCCGCAGCAGGGGGGCCAATCGCACGCGCATACCGGGCGGATGTCAGTGACGCCGGTCAGGTTGAGGGCGCAATCGGCCAGATCAGCGCCGACTTCGGCCGTATCGACGTCCTCTACGCGAACGTCGGCGCTCATGAGTGGGGTAGCGCTGTCGAAGCGTCCGTCGACTCGTGGGAACGCATGCTGGCGGTCAACCTGAGCGGCACCTTCTATCTCACCAAGTACGGAATCCCTGCTCTCGTCGAGAGCGGCGGCGGATCGATAATCACGACCTCATCCGAATACGGTCTTCTCGGAGCGCGCAGATCTGCCGGCTACTGCGCGGCCAAGGCAGGAATCATCAACCTCACCCGTGCCCTGGCGGTCGACCACGGCGCCGACAATATCCGGGCCAACTGCCTCGTTCCTGGACCCACGGCAACAGAGAAGGGACTCGAGTTGTTCGCTTCCGACGATGGTCTCGGTGCTGCGCAGGACAGGCTGATCCTCCTCGAGCGCAATGGCACGGCGGACGAGATTGCCTCGGCAGCGTTGTTCCTGGCGTCGCCTGCCAGTTCGTTCGTCACGGGCGCAGTGATCAAAGTCGACGGCGGCGCCACTTCGTGGTACTCGGTGTGA
- a CDS encoding SDR family NAD(P)-dependent oxidoreductase: MTGGAQGIGEAIGRGLAAQGATVALVDIDLDLAESVAADIRHAGGDATAHFVDLADRDSVNSMVETVLQRHGNIHALINNGGLDAQPGLASDIDATHWNTLIDTDLSGQWWCTQAVLPNMKARGYGRIIFMSSSSIYIGGRTISPAYLAAKAGLVGLTVGLASQLEESGILVNCLMPGPTGNTGTPMDPEDVPVYLAEHPLGFGGTQPLVDSVRYLLDSTGDWVSGAIHNVSGGRLRGR, translated from the coding sequence GTGACAGGTGGTGCACAGGGAATCGGCGAGGCCATCGGTCGCGGCCTCGCTGCGCAGGGTGCGACGGTTGCGTTGGTTGATATCGACCTCGATCTCGCTGAGTCCGTCGCCGCCGACATCCGTCATGCTGGGGGAGATGCCACGGCGCACTTCGTTGATCTCGCCGATCGTGACTCGGTCAATTCGATGGTGGAAACAGTCCTACAGCGGCACGGGAACATTCACGCTCTGATAAACAACGGCGGCCTCGATGCTCAGCCCGGACTCGCCTCTGATATCGACGCCACGCACTGGAACACCCTCATTGACACAGATTTGTCCGGGCAGTGGTGGTGCACGCAAGCCGTCCTACCGAATATGAAGGCCCGTGGATATGGCCGGATCATCTTCATGAGTTCGTCGTCGATATACATCGGTGGACGAACGATATCGCCGGCATACCTGGCAGCCAAGGCTGGACTTGTCGGGCTTACCGTGGGACTGGCCAGTCAGCTGGAAGAATCCGGGATCTTGGTGAACTGCCTCATGCCCGGCCCGACGGGCAACACCGGCACGCCGATGGATCCCGAAGACGTCCCGGTCTATCTTGCGGAGCACCCTCTGGGGTTCGGTGGTACACAACCACTCGTCGACTCGGTGCGCTATCTTCTCGATTCGACGGGAGACTGGGTCAGCGGGGCCATTCACAACGTCAGTGGCGGGCGGTTGCGGGGCCGTTAG
- a CDS encoding 5-methylcytosine restriction system specificity protein McrC, with protein sequence MTTTAAAICRRGGRGVRPGSGPTRYLDHGRTVTIEPDLTWYDNDDKPVAVIDAKYKTTAPGKRGPNADMYQLTAYCTALGLREGHLIYAKGDTASPAVEVIGADITIYCHALDLTTPPAELLASIDTLVEAMRTRNGDEFSVVGHGS encoded by the coding sequence ATGACCACCACCGCTGCTGCGATCTGCCGCCGCGGCGGCAGGGGAGTGCGTCCCGGATCCGGCCCGACACGTTACCTCGATCACGGCCGCACCGTGACGATCGAACCTGACCTGACCTGGTACGACAACGACGACAAGCCCGTGGCAGTGATCGACGCCAAGTACAAAACAACCGCGCCCGGCAAGAGGGGGCCGAACGCGGACATGTACCAACTGACCGCCTATTGCACCGCACTCGGACTACGCGAAGGGCACCTGATCTACGCGAAAGGCGACACCGCCTCCCCTGCCGTCGAGGTTATAGGCGCCGACATCACCATCTACTGCCACGCCCTCGACCTGACCACGCCGCCAGCGGAGTTGCTGGCCTCGATCGACACGCTCGTCGAGGCTATGAGGACTCGGAACGGTGATGAATTCTCGGTGGTCGGACACGGCTCGTAA
- a CDS encoding MFS transporter translates to MQASVIDDSPILRFHRKLRLQCGGGTFLDGYVLSAIAVAMPGIKGEYDLSAAALSSLAAAAIVGIFVGSLIFGPLSDRLGRHKLFTLDLVAFVAFSALTYFVTDLWQLILLRLLAGIAVGADYPLAMTMVTEWMPRRHRTGGIGMLVMWWFGGAIAAYVFGYAIVATFGDDAWRLVLASATIPAAITLLLRVGMPESPRWLLSRDRRDEALETLKSVYGPDATLEGLETPAKDEERGRLRELFSRKYIRRTIFASGPYAAQATAFYVILTFEPTILNSFGLGHGHASYVGSAATSIIFLIGVLPVQRLAESFGRRRLYIWSFALMVLPLAVLGIFPLESAIIVVACFCFYALVSGPTSVLSWSYPNELFPTKIRATAVGFATSMTRISAAIGTFLLPISIDSLGIRPTMLIGAGVVAAGLLMCILWAPETSGQSLDEASALPAEETTGLKVNPA, encoded by the coding sequence ATGCAGGCTTCAGTGATCGACGATTCTCCGATACTGCGATTTCACCGAAAACTCCGCCTTCAGTGCGGTGGCGGTACGTTCCTCGACGGATACGTGCTCAGCGCGATCGCCGTTGCGATGCCCGGCATCAAGGGCGAGTACGACCTATCAGCCGCCGCGTTGAGCTCGCTCGCCGCGGCCGCGATCGTCGGAATATTTGTGGGAAGTCTCATCTTCGGACCACTGAGCGACAGGCTGGGGCGCCACAAGCTTTTCACCCTGGATCTCGTTGCGTTCGTGGCATTCTCGGCGCTGACATACTTCGTCACCGATCTATGGCAGCTGATATTACTGCGCCTGTTAGCCGGCATCGCCGTCGGAGCCGACTACCCGTTGGCCATGACAATGGTGACCGAATGGATGCCCAGGCGGCATCGAACCGGCGGGATCGGCATGCTCGTCATGTGGTGGTTCGGAGGTGCCATCGCAGCGTACGTCTTCGGGTATGCAATCGTAGCTACCTTCGGCGACGATGCCTGGCGGCTCGTACTGGCGAGCGCCACGATTCCAGCAGCGATAACACTCTTACTCCGTGTAGGGATGCCGGAGTCGCCCAGATGGCTGCTCTCACGCGACCGACGGGACGAGGCTTTGGAAACACTGAAGTCTGTCTACGGCCCGGACGCAACACTGGAAGGACTCGAGACTCCCGCCAAGGACGAGGAACGCGGCCGTCTTCGTGAATTGTTCTCCCGCAAGTACATTCGGCGCACAATCTTTGCTTCCGGTCCGTACGCGGCGCAAGCGACGGCCTTCTACGTCATCTTGACGTTCGAGCCGACCATCTTGAACTCGTTCGGGCTCGGACACGGCCACGCCAGCTACGTGGGATCGGCCGCGACCAGTATCATCTTCTTGATCGGCGTCCTCCCGGTGCAACGCCTAGCCGAGTCGTTCGGCCGACGTCGACTGTACATCTGGTCTTTCGCACTGATGGTTCTGCCTCTGGCCGTTCTAGGAATCTTCCCCCTGGAGTCCGCGATCATCGTCGTCGCCTGTTTCTGCTTCTACGCGTTGGTCTCAGGCCCCACCAGCGTCTTGTCGTGGTCATACCCGAACGAACTCTTTCCGACAAAGATTCGAGCCACAGCAGTTGGTTTTGCGACCTCGATGACTCGAATCAGCGCAGCGATCGGCACCTTCCTGCTACCGATCTCGATCGACTCCCTCGGCATCAGGCCGACAATGCTCATCGGTGCTGGTGTCGTCGCCGCAGGATTGCTGATGTGCATTCTGTGGGCCCCCGAGACAAGTGGCCAGTCACTCGACGAGGCCAGCGCACTACCCGCGGAAGAAACCACCGGACTCAAGGTAAATCCAGCGTGA